One region of Oncorhynchus mykiss isolate Arlee chromosome 8, USDA_OmykA_1.1, whole genome shotgun sequence genomic DNA includes:
- the LOC110530336 gene encoding E3 ubiquitin-protein ligase RNF31 isoform X1 codes for MASTLSDQLEEVRCHAEACLYSTGSVLEVRAGISAMANIPLPPSAKYRYIAAETMIIENGVNNNRKETIGSLQRLSTALNILEKYGCNLTSSSRPKYWRAVKHNNPVFRATVDVIQGGRAVLCLYGYSNQQPDGLSFPDEVVEPDIEKVAAVTLEVMSLRMELDMLIKEAHPHPEFFERIIPSLNQKDDFEPISDAVAIPSSLRESQPLYMSLASLSQSPTSAFLPVRTANASTSTSISTRHTDNCTICAIFPVAAHCNSCVQWLCTECDRLYHSSAERANHHRTVVTSSKMRKNHSSSLLSWHCTHCTRVNSNQDILCETCERPRLASSGSAKDEFPQPFTITEWQCKSCTVVNAGSSILCEVCERPRLATKPPATPTRPTPTPNRPAAPVLGMPGDPDSQWMCQFCTYINYTPASVCEMCDLPRPEPTKMRVKLHPPSQVKKVPVLSVKPKDPPMEDPDLRRQKLMREEGLKLIQLIRDGEKKGVSPEEVYTGMRVSGDGNILPCDWLKAELPHLLDQICATATSSRAADLKAGQNQNGTGTAEDTGVEEEQTRGGGVTLSRAEAKLAWLSAGGDTERAAKQALRDRHSKVKELCSLGFTDEVRCQEVLRQSEGEVRGALSLLQRPLMEPFHQRMWSDQPEPPIDINHPDKQRVCRRLLAVYDLPSWGRCELALSLLQERTAPYSLDDVVQAVRESHDRDFIRRVLAKECPICLSEFPHSKMQSLTSCQCSVCCGCFQQHFTIAVRDKHIRDMVCPVCWEPDINDPEHLNSYFSTLDIQLRECLEPEVYDLFHKKLTEQALIKDPKFLWCSHCSYGFIYDGDQLKVTCFQCRNSFCAQCKKPWESQHGGLSCERYQSWKRENDPEYQRQGLAGYLRDNGITCPNCRFQYALSKGGCMHFSCSQCRYQFCSGCNNPFHTTCAVIHCSVTGLHAHHPRDCLFYLRDWEPGRLQALLQNKGVEFNTDTPPGTQAGLCGVIEQKDESGQQTDSACGAQTQPGHAGLCEKHYREYLVSLINSHSIDPAPLFNANELVLACRRYQVDDARGELEDDVTYYTRILEKLIDEVPLGDKVPRKK; via the exons ATGGCTAGTACCCTTTCAGACCAGCTAGAGGAGGTACGATGCCATGCGGAAGCTTGTCTGTATTCCACTGGCTCAGTGCTGGAGGTCCGTGCAGGAATATCAGCTATGGCCAACATACCCTTACCACCATCGGCCAAATACCGCTACATTGCTGCGGAGACCATGATAATTGAAAACGGCGTCAATAACAACAGGAAAGAA ACAATAGGTTCCCTGCAGAGATTGTCCACAGCACTGAACATTCTGGAGAAGTATGGCTGTAACCTCACCAGCTCCAGTAGGCCCAAGTACTGGCGCGCTGTCAAGCACAACAACCCAGTCTTCAGAGCaacagtagatgtcattcag GGAGGAAGGGCAGTGCTTTGTCTCTATGGTTACTCCAATCAGCAGCCAGACGGCCTGAGTTTCCCTGATGAGGTCGTGGAACCTGACATTGAGAAGGTCGCAGCGGTCACCTTGGAGGTCATGAGTCTACGCATGGAACTGGACATGCTCATCAAG GAAGCTCACCCCCACCCAGAGTTCTTTGAGAGAATTATCCCATCACTGAACCAAAAG GATGACTTCGAACCCATTTCTGATGCGGTAGCTATTCCCTCCAGCCTCAGAGAGAGCCAGCCCCTGTACATGTCTCTGGcctccctgtctcagtctcccaCTAGTGCCTTTCTTCCAGTACGGACTGCTAACGCCTCaacctccacctctatctctaccAGACACACAg ACAACTGCACTATATGTGCTATATTCCCAGTGGCTGCCCACTGTAACTCTTGTGTCCAATGGCTGTGTACTGAATGTGATAGACTGTACCACTCCTCTGCAGAACGAGCCAATCACCACAGGACTGTTGTGACATCCTCTAAAATGCGAAAGAACCACAG cAGCTCCCTCCTGTCATGGCACTGTACCCACTGCACCAGGGTCAACTCCAACCAGGACATACTGTGTGAGACATGTGAGAGACCACGCCTGGCCTCCTCTGGCTCTGCTAAGGATGAGTTCCCACAGCCCTTCACCATCACTg AGTGGCAGTGTAAAAGCTGTACGGTGGTGAACGCGGGCAGTAGTATCCTGTGTGAGGTGTGTGAGCGCCCCCGCCTGGCCACCAAGCCTCCGGCAACCCCCACACGCCCCACTCCTACACCCAACCGGCCTGCTGCTCCGGTACTGGGAATGCCAGGAGACCCAGACAGCCAG TGGATGTGTCAGTTCTGTACTTACATCAATTACACTCCAGCGTCAGTGTGTGAGATGTGTGACCTCCCCCGCCCCGAGCCCACCAAAATGCGAGTCAAACTCCACCCTCCGTCCCAGGTCAAAAAGGTCCCCGTGCTGTCCGTCAAACCCAAAGACCCGCCCATGGAGGACCCTGATTTGAGGAGACAGAAACTGATGAGGGAGGAGGGGCTAAAGCTGATCCAGCTCATTAGA gatggagagaagaaaggagTGAGTCCAGAGGAGGTGTACACAGGCATGCGCGTCTCCGGGGACGGAAACATCCTTCCCTGTGATTGGCTCAAAGCGGAGCTACCTCACTTGCTCGACCAGATCTGTGCCACGGCCACTTCGTCTCGAGCGGCAGACCTGAAGGCCGGACAGAACCAGAATGGTACTGGTACTGCAGAGGATACAGGTGTGGAGGAGGAGCAGACGAGAGGGGGAGGAGTGACACTGTCCAGGGCTGAGGCCAAGCTGGCCTGGCTGTCTGCAGGGGGAGACACTGAGAGAGCAGCGAAACAGGCTCTCAGAGACAGACACTCTAAG GTAAAGGAGCTGTGTTCTCTGGGGTTCACTGACGAGGTGCGGTGTCAGGAGGTTCTGAGGCAGAGCGAgggagaggtgcggggggctctGTCTCTGCTGCAGCGACCTCTCATGGAGCCCTTCCACCAACGCATGTGGAGCGACCAACCTGAGCCACCCATCGACATCAACCACCCCGACAAACAG CGTGTGTGCCGGAGGCTGCTGGCGGTGTATGACCTGCCCAGCTGGGGCCGCTGTGAGCTGGCCCTGTCCCTGCTGCAGGAGCGTACCGCCCCCTACTCCCTAGACGACGTGGTACAGGCCGTACGCGAGTCACATGACCGAGACTTCATCCGCCGGGTGCTGGCCAAAGAGTGCCCCATCTGCCTGTCAGAATTTCCCCACAGCAAG ATGCAGTCTCTGACCTCCTGTCAGTGCTCGGTGTGCTGTGGCTGTTTCCAGCAGCACTTCACTATCGCAGTGAGAGACAAGCACATCAGAGACATGGTGTGTCCCGTCTGCTGGGAACCTGACATCAACGACCCCGAACACCTCAACAGCTACTTCTCCACCCTGGACATCCAG ctgcgGGAGTGTCTGGAGCCGGAAGTGTATGATCTGTTTCATAAGAAGCTGACTGAACAAGCCCTCATCAAGGACCCCAAGTTCCTCTGGTGTAGTCAT TGCTCCTATGGGTTCATCTATGATGGAGACCAACTGAAGGTCACCTGTTTCCAGTGCAGGAACAGCTTCTGCGCACAATGCAAGAAACCT TGGGAGTCTCAGCACGGTGGTCTGTCGTGTGAACGGTACCAGTcctggaagagagagaatgaccCAGAGTACCAGAGGCAAGGCCTGGCCGGATACCTGCGTGACAACGGCATca CATGTCCAAACTGCAGGTTCCAGTATGCCCTGTCCAAAGGAGGCTGTATGCACTTCAGCTGCTCCCAGTGCAGGTACCAGTTCTGCAGCGGATGCAACAATCCCTTCCACACT ACTTGTGCAGTGATCCATTGTAGTGTGACAGGCCTGCATGCCCATCACCCTCGAGACTGTCTCTTCTACCTGAGGGACTGGGAGCCTGGCAGACTACAAGCCCTGCTGCAG AACAAGGGTGTTGAGTTCAATACGGACACCCCTCCAGGAACTCAAGCAG gactgtGCGGAGTGATAGAGCAGAAGGATGAGAGTGGGCAGCAGACGGACTCGGCCTGTGGGGCTCAAACTCAGCCTGGCCATGCAGGACTGTGCGA GAAACACTACAGAGAGTACTTGGTGAGCCTCATCAATAGCCATTCCATCGACCCGGCCCCTCTCTTCAACGCCAACGAGCTGGTGCTGGCCTGTCGGAGATACCAAGTGGATGACGCCCGGGGGGAGCTGGAGGACGATGTGACGTACTATACTCGAATACTGGAG AAACTTATTGATGAAGTACCACTTGGAGACAAGGTTCCACGGAAGAAATGA
- the LOC110530336 gene encoding E3 ubiquitin-protein ligase RNF31 isoform X5 has protein sequence MSLRMELDMLIKEAHPHPEFFERIIPSLNQKDDFEPISDAVAIPSSLRESQPLYMSLASLSQSPTSAFLPVRTANASTSTSISTRHTDNCTICAIFPVAAHCNSCVQWLCTECDRLYHSSAERANHHRTVVTSSKMRKNHSSSLLSWHCTHCTRVNSNQDILCETCERPRLASSGSAKDEFPQPFTITEWQCKSCTVVNAGSSILCEVCERPRLATKPPATPTRPTPTPNRPAAPVLGMPGDPDSQWMCQFCTYINYTPASVCEMCDLPRPEPTKMRVKLHPPSQVKKVPVLSVKPKDPPMEDPDLRRQKLMREEGLKLIQLIRDGEKKGVSPEEVYTGMRVSGDGNILPCDWLKAELPHLLDQICATATSSRAADLKAGQNQNGTGTAEDTGVEEEQTRGGGVTLSRAEAKLAWLSAGGDTERAAKQALRDRHSKVKELCSLGFTDEVRCQEVLRQSEGEVRGALSLLQRPLMEPFHQRMWSDQPEPPIDINHPDKQRVCRRLLAVYDLPSWGRCELALSLLQERTAPYSLDDVVQAVRESHDRDFIRRVLAKECPICLSEFPHSKMQSLTSCQCSVCCGCFQQHFTIAVRDKHIRDMVCPVCWEPDINDPEHLNSYFSTLDIQLRECLEPEVYDLFHKKLTEQALIKDPKFLWCSHCSYGFIYDGDQLKVTCFQCRNSFCAQCKKPWESQHGGLSCERYQSWKRENDPEYQRQGLAGYLRDNGITCPNCRFQYALSKGGCMHFSCSQCRYQFCSGCNNPFHTTCAVIHCSVTGLHAHHPRDCLFYLRDWEPGRLQALLQNKGVEFNTDTPPGTQAGLCGVIEQKDESGQQTDSACGAQTQPGHAGLCEKHYREYLVSLINSHSIDPAPLFNANELVLACRRYQVDDARGELEDDVTYYTRILEKLIDEVPLGDKVPRKK, from the exons ATGAGTCTACGCATGGAACTGGACATGCTCATCAAG GAAGCTCACCCCCACCCAGAGTTCTTTGAGAGAATTATCCCATCACTGAACCAAAAG GATGACTTCGAACCCATTTCTGATGCGGTAGCTATTCCCTCCAGCCTCAGAGAGAGCCAGCCCCTGTACATGTCTCTGGcctccctgtctcagtctcccaCTAGTGCCTTTCTTCCAGTACGGACTGCTAACGCCTCaacctccacctctatctctaccAGACACACAg ACAACTGCACTATATGTGCTATATTCCCAGTGGCTGCCCACTGTAACTCTTGTGTCCAATGGCTGTGTACTGAATGTGATAGACTGTACCACTCCTCTGCAGAACGAGCCAATCACCACAGGACTGTTGTGACATCCTCTAAAATGCGAAAGAACCACAG cAGCTCCCTCCTGTCATGGCACTGTACCCACTGCACCAGGGTCAACTCCAACCAGGACATACTGTGTGAGACATGTGAGAGACCACGCCTGGCCTCCTCTGGCTCTGCTAAGGATGAGTTCCCACAGCCCTTCACCATCACTg AGTGGCAGTGTAAAAGCTGTACGGTGGTGAACGCGGGCAGTAGTATCCTGTGTGAGGTGTGTGAGCGCCCCCGCCTGGCCACCAAGCCTCCGGCAACCCCCACACGCCCCACTCCTACACCCAACCGGCCTGCTGCTCCGGTACTGGGAATGCCAGGAGACCCAGACAGCCAG TGGATGTGTCAGTTCTGTACTTACATCAATTACACTCCAGCGTCAGTGTGTGAGATGTGTGACCTCCCCCGCCCCGAGCCCACCAAAATGCGAGTCAAACTCCACCCTCCGTCCCAGGTCAAAAAGGTCCCCGTGCTGTCCGTCAAACCCAAAGACCCGCCCATGGAGGACCCTGATTTGAGGAGACAGAAACTGATGAGGGAGGAGGGGCTAAAGCTGATCCAGCTCATTAGA gatggagagaagaaaggagTGAGTCCAGAGGAGGTGTACACAGGCATGCGCGTCTCCGGGGACGGAAACATCCTTCCCTGTGATTGGCTCAAAGCGGAGCTACCTCACTTGCTCGACCAGATCTGTGCCACGGCCACTTCGTCTCGAGCGGCAGACCTGAAGGCCGGACAGAACCAGAATGGTACTGGTACTGCAGAGGATACAGGTGTGGAGGAGGAGCAGACGAGAGGGGGAGGAGTGACACTGTCCAGGGCTGAGGCCAAGCTGGCCTGGCTGTCTGCAGGGGGAGACACTGAGAGAGCAGCGAAACAGGCTCTCAGAGACAGACACTCTAAG GTAAAGGAGCTGTGTTCTCTGGGGTTCACTGACGAGGTGCGGTGTCAGGAGGTTCTGAGGCAGAGCGAgggagaggtgcggggggctctGTCTCTGCTGCAGCGACCTCTCATGGAGCCCTTCCACCAACGCATGTGGAGCGACCAACCTGAGCCACCCATCGACATCAACCACCCCGACAAACAG CGTGTGTGCCGGAGGCTGCTGGCGGTGTATGACCTGCCCAGCTGGGGCCGCTGTGAGCTGGCCCTGTCCCTGCTGCAGGAGCGTACCGCCCCCTACTCCCTAGACGACGTGGTACAGGCCGTACGCGAGTCACATGACCGAGACTTCATCCGCCGGGTGCTGGCCAAAGAGTGCCCCATCTGCCTGTCAGAATTTCCCCACAGCAAG ATGCAGTCTCTGACCTCCTGTCAGTGCTCGGTGTGCTGTGGCTGTTTCCAGCAGCACTTCACTATCGCAGTGAGAGACAAGCACATCAGAGACATGGTGTGTCCCGTCTGCTGGGAACCTGACATCAACGACCCCGAACACCTCAACAGCTACTTCTCCACCCTGGACATCCAG ctgcgGGAGTGTCTGGAGCCGGAAGTGTATGATCTGTTTCATAAGAAGCTGACTGAACAAGCCCTCATCAAGGACCCCAAGTTCCTCTGGTGTAGTCAT TGCTCCTATGGGTTCATCTATGATGGAGACCAACTGAAGGTCACCTGTTTCCAGTGCAGGAACAGCTTCTGCGCACAATGCAAGAAACCT TGGGAGTCTCAGCACGGTGGTCTGTCGTGTGAACGGTACCAGTcctggaagagagagaatgaccCAGAGTACCAGAGGCAAGGCCTGGCCGGATACCTGCGTGACAACGGCATca CATGTCCAAACTGCAGGTTCCAGTATGCCCTGTCCAAAGGAGGCTGTATGCACTTCAGCTGCTCCCAGTGCAGGTACCAGTTCTGCAGCGGATGCAACAATCCCTTCCACACT ACTTGTGCAGTGATCCATTGTAGTGTGACAGGCCTGCATGCCCATCACCCTCGAGACTGTCTCTTCTACCTGAGGGACTGGGAGCCTGGCAGACTACAAGCCCTGCTGCAG AACAAGGGTGTTGAGTTCAATACGGACACCCCTCCAGGAACTCAAGCAG gactgtGCGGAGTGATAGAGCAGAAGGATGAGAGTGGGCAGCAGACGGACTCGGCCTGTGGGGCTCAAACTCAGCCTGGCCATGCAGGACTGTGCGA GAAACACTACAGAGAGTACTTGGTGAGCCTCATCAATAGCCATTCCATCGACCCGGCCCCTCTCTTCAACGCCAACGAGCTGGTGCTGGCCTGTCGGAGATACCAAGTGGATGACGCCCGGGGGGAGCTGGAGGACGATGTGACGTACTATACTCGAATACTGGAG AAACTTATTGATGAAGTACCACTTGGAGACAAGGTTCCACGGAAGAAATGA